The Bacilli bacterium genome includes the window GTCCTCCGTTCCGTTTGCCATTTCCGCCGTATTTAGCGCAATCATCATGTTCGATGCGGCGGGCGTACGCCGCCATGCGGGCGAACAAGCCGTAATCCTCAACCGTTTAATGGAGGAATTTTACTATTTATTTCAACGAACGGGGCAGGAACAGCGAAAAGCGCTGAAAGAACTGCTCGGACACCGGCCGATTGAAGTGTTTGTCGGAGCCTTGCTGGGAGCATGCATCAGCGTGTTTACTTACATTTTGTTTTATCGCTGAATCGCTTTTTGCCGCCATCAAAAAATTTTCACCCTTTTTTCAAAGCATCCTCCAATGTAAATTTCCCTTGTTTTTGCTTATGCTTGAACAAAAGGAACATTTCATGGAGGGATATACGTTGGAACTTATCACGACCGGTAAAATCCATTATCCCGGTTACCGATTGATGCTCTCGATGCATGTGTTTGAAAAGCAAATGAAGTCGGCTCCGAACGGGTTTTACCGCATTTCCCTGGTTGAAAACGGCACGGGATCGGCGCACGTAAACGGCCGCTCTTATTCCTTTTCGGCGCCGGCTTTATTTTGTTTTAACCATATGGACGATGTTGTTTTGCGGACTTCTGACAAAGGCAAAATCAAAACAATTTTTTTTCAACCGACCGTTATGAACGAGAAATTTACGCTGGACGCCTATTTCCACCAGAACAAGTATACGGTGACGGAATCGCAGGATTTATGGTGCTTGAAGCCCTTTTTTCCACAATCGGAGCATGCCGGCGGAATCATCACGGTCAAGTCGGTATATATCGCACATATCAGCCGCTTGTTTGCCGAACTTGGCGGTCTTCTCAGGAATCAGCCCGACAGCAATTGGCCTTGCCGCAGCAGGGTCTGTTTGTTTGAGTTGCTTTATTTTATCCGCCGCCTCGATATGGAGGATGGCGCGATGGTTCAACCTGTGCCGGATGAAGCGGCAAATCTGCTGCGGGAAGTCGTGAATTACCTGAGTGTAAACTACCGTGAGAAAATCCGCCTCGATCAGCTTGCCAGACAATTCCACACCAATAAAACGACCCTCAATCAATTATTCCGCAAACACTTGCAGCAATCGGTCATGGGCTACTTAAGCTCGCTGCGAATCCAAATGGCATGTTCCATGCTGCACAACACATTGCTTTCGACCAATGAAATTATGGAGCGAGTGGGCTATCATGACGGGGCGCATTTTTTCCGGCAATTTCGCAGCCACACCGGATTGTCCCCGTCTCGTTACCGCAAGGCAAACTGTTGGCTCAAGTAATTTTCGATCCGCAATGTGCGGTTTGCAATTTGCAATTACGTTTCACACCTGATTTCGCTAAGATAATCCCAAGGACTTCGGTCTAGGAGGGATTATTTTGTTGGCAAAAAGCGCGAAGCGGATCTTCATGGTCGCGGTCTTGATGGCAATTGCCGCCGGTTGCACTTCCAAGGCTTCCGTCTTAACAAGCGTAAATCCTGAGCCAACCGCAACACCTTCACCATCGCCGGCTATTGAACACGTGCAAGAGTTGGAATTTCAGGGGATGCCCTATTTGCTGTCGGTTCCGGCAGATTATGATGCAAAAGCGGATAAAAAGTGGCCGCTCATCATGTTTCTGCATGGCTACGGCATGAACGAAGAATACCTGAGGAATTTGGGCATCATTACGGCTGTGGATCAACTGGCGCAACCTTTTATTACGATCACCCCCATTACGACCAAAGGCTTCTGGCAATCGGATGAAGATAAGCTGGTCGGCATGCTCGACGAAGTTGCTCAACATTACCGCGTGGACAAATCCAAAATGTATTTGACCGGCGAAAGCATGGGCGGATTTGAAACCTGGGATTTGCCGGCCGCCCATCCGGGGATATTTGCCGCCATTGCGCCGATCGAAAACGGCGGGGATGTTACGTTGGCGCCGAAGTTGGTCGATGTACCGATTTGGGCGTTTCACAATAAGCTGGATACGATTATAAGCTGGGAGACAACCGAGAAAATGGTCAACGCGGTAAAAGACGCCGGAGGCAAAGAGGTGCTGTTTACCATTCATGATCAGACCGGGCACGACGGGTATACGAAGACGTTTCACGATCCGCAATTTTTCGAGTGGCTGCTCAAACATTCGCTAAAAAAATAAATGCGAAATAACCGTTTATGCGGCTGAATGCCGGGTGTCGCTCCCCTGCTCCCGACGTTCGGCCTTTTTTGTTAGCGGGCATTCGGACAATTGCATATATTGGAGAAAATATTGGCATACCTATCGAAAAGGCCATTCGATAGGCTTTTTTCTTTCCGGAAGGTGTATGGCAGATGCAGCCGAATCCAAAAATTCTGATCTTATATGCGAATTATGGCGACGGCCATATGCAAGTATCCAAAGCGCTTGCGGATTGTTTTCAGAAATCGGGCGCAAACGCCGTGCTGATGGTGGATCTGTTTGCGGAAGCGCATCCGCTGATGCATGCGATTACCCGGTTCGCTTATTTAAAAAGTTCCGTCTACAGCCCGCGGCTTTATGGGTGGAGTTACGCGCTGACGCAAAACATGCGCTCCGACCAATCCGCCGCCAAATGGGTGAATGCGCTGGGCATCCGAAAATTAAAGGAAATTATTAGCCGGGAAAAGCCGGACGCGGTAATCAACACATTTCCGCTCATGTCGATGAACGAACTGCGCAAAATCGCCAGATTGCGGATACCCACGTATACCGTTTTGACGGATTTTGTACTGCATCGCCGGTGGCTTCATCCGCATACGGACAAGTTCTTTGTGGCGACGGAAGACCTCAAGGAACGTTTGCTTAGAGAAAACTTCCCGGCGGAGCGCATCTCTGTCAGCGGCATTCCGATTCGGGAGAGTTTTTGGCAGCCGATCGACAACCGGGCTTGCTTGGAGCGTTACGGCCTTGCCGCCGACAAAAGCGTCGTTTTGATCATGGCGGGCGCTTACGGTGTGACCCAGCATTTTAAAATGTTGGCGAAGACTTTGTTGGCGTTTGCCAATATCCAGATTATCCTCGTTTGCGGAAAAAACCGGGCGTTGCAAAAAAAATTGAATGCCAGTTTCGCCGATGTGCCGAACGTTCATGTGTTCGGCTTTGTTGAAGCGGTGCACGAACTGATGGCGGTTTCGTCCTGCATGATTACAAAAGCGGGGGGAGTCACATTTGCCGAAGCGCTGGCGATGCGCTTGCCCGTCGTTGTGTTTCGCCCGCTGCCCGGCCAGGAAAAAGGCAATGCGCAATATTTCGCCGCCAAAGGCGCGGCGTTGATCGCCACCAATCTCTATGAACTGAAAGAGCATGTTCACAGGATTTTGGCAGACAACAGCTTGAAGTTGCAAATCACACAGGCGATGGCTTTGTTACAGCGGCCCCTTGCGGCGAAGGCGGTCGTTGCGGAGATTTTGCGCGATCTTGAATGCGGCGCAAAAAGCAATGCGGTGGGGAAAGTATAGGAGTTTCGGCAGTTTTCATTTTGCGCAAAGTGTAAAAATATCGCCTTGTTGAAAGGAGGAGAATTGGCAAGATTCGACGAACCATTGAGTAAGAGCCATTTTCGCGGAGAAGGGATCGCAAGATGAAAATCATCCGCCGACATTTGAATACGCTGCGAAATCAGATGCTGTTCGGCTCTCTGCTGGTGATGACCCTGATTTTGGGCGGCGTGGCGATCGTCACGTTCAAATCGGTCTCCACTTTGCTGAAAATCAATGCCGAAAAAAACATCCAGCAGACAGCCGTTCAGGCAAACGGGCGTTTGGAAGCCATTTTGGAACAGATCGATACACTGACTACGGAAGCGGCTACAAGTACATATGTGCAACAAGTGCTGCAGGAAGAAGCGAATGGAGCGACGATTTCAATATCCGAACAGCAAAAAATACCTCCGGAAATAAACATTGTGCAATTATATGGCAGCGGCGTAGAAGCCGTTTATTTATATAGCTATCAGGGACGCAGCCTGTATCCGTTTTATGGCGAGCGGCTGCAGAATGCGGTGCGCGCCGACTGGATAAACGAGGCTATGCAAAAAAAAGGCAGTTTGGTATGGTTTGGAAACGATCGCCAACACCCTGATTCGATTGTGGCCATCCGGCTGATCAAACTGATTGACCAAAACTTTATGCCGGGCGGATTTTTGCTTGTCCGCATCAACCGCAGCGCTTTTAGCTTTCCCCCGGACGATCCCAATAAAATGCTTCTGGTCGGTGTTGACGGGAATGAAATCGCGACCAACATACCGGACATCGGACATTCGACCGTCGCCTATTTGCTGCATTCATCGCAAAAAACGATCCGTCTGAACAACCAAACCTATATGATCGTTCGCCAACATTCTTCCATTACCCGCTGGACATTGTTTATTCTGACTCCGATCAGCGAAATTACCGACGGCATTTCCATGCTGCGTTCGGCGATACTGATTCCGGCCGGCGCCGGCTTTATTCTATTTATATTTCTCTCGCTCTTGTTGTCGACGATCATTACCAAACCGATATTAAAGTTAATCAGAACAATGCGGACAAGTTCCCGCAACGGCGTTCTGCAAGAAGTTGCCGCGGAATCGTCGACGGTTGAATTGCATGAACTGCAAAGCACCTACAACGAAATGGTAGAGAATATCAATAATTTGATTCGCCTTGTATATGAAAAGGAAATTTTGCAGAGCCGCACGGAATTGAAAGCGCTGCAGGCGCAAATTAACCCGCATTTTCTGTTCAATACGCTGGAAGCCTTTTATCGCTTATTGGTCGAAAAGGAGCAGCCGGAGCTTGCGGAATACGTGATTACAATGTCGGGGTTGTTCCGGTACACGATCAGCAGAAACAATAAGGAGGAGTGGGTCAGCCTGGGCGAAGAACTGGAGCATGCGGAAAAATACTTGAGCATTATGAAAATGCGGCTGGGCGATCGTTTATCGTGGGATATCGAATACCCGTTTGGATTGGCGTCCTGCAAAATACCCAAACTGATCATTCAGCCCATTGTGGAAAACGCGATCGTTCATGGCGTGGAAAACCGGATTGGGCCGGGCAAGGTTTTCATCTCGGCAAGCGTTTCCGAAAGCGGAGATCTTCTGATTCGGGTGCAAGACGACGGAGCCGGCATGGACGCGGAGACCCTTGCCAGGATCAAACGGGCGGGCGGAAGCGGAGATGTCGTTTCTTCCAAAAGAACCGGGATGGGAATCAGCAACGTGCGGCGCAGGTTGCAGCTTTATTACGGCAAAAAACATTTTGCAAGCGGTGTTTCCATTACCAGCCGGAAAGGCGAGGGCACGACGGTGCAATTGAAAATTCCATTGGAGTAGGGAGTGGTGCCGTTGAAAAATCCATCGATTCTCCTGGTTGAAGACGAGCCAATGACCCGGGAAGGGTTAAGAAAGACTTTGGAGTCCTGGAGCGCAGGCCGCTATTTGATTCATGCGTTCGACAACGCCAACGATGCGCTCGGCTTTACGGAAAAGCATGCGTTCGACTTGCTGATAACGGATATCCGGATGCCTGAAATAAGCGGGTTGGAACTTGTATCCAGACTGGCGAAAAAGTTGAATAACGATATGCCCCCGGTGATCATTTTGTCCGGATACGCCGAATTTGACTATGCCATGCAAGCGATCCGGCTGGGCGTCGTCAGTTATTTGCTCAAACCGGTGAGCAACGCAAAACTGATCGAAGAGGTAAAGAAGGCGCTGTTGGTCAACGAAAGGCGCAGCCGGATCGGCATCATGGAAAAAATGTTCGACTCCAAATTATTGGATGCCGGTTCCAACGAATCCGACGCCAGCGATTCGATCAAGGCCGCCCTGGAGTATATCGACCGCCATCTCTCCGAGCCTTTTGGCATGCAGGATGTGGCGGATTACGTGCATTTGAACGCCAGTTACTTCAGCGTGCTCTTTAAAGATCAGATGGGGATCACGTTCAGCGACTATCTGACCCGCAGGCGCCTGCAGCGGGCTAAAGAACTGCTGATTCAAACCAGGCTTCCGATTGCGGAAATCGCCCTTAACGTCGGGTATCACACGGCAAAATATTTTAACCGGATTTTCAAAGAATACGAGGGCTTCAGCCCCGGGCAGTACCGTGAAAAAATCAAACAGGACAACGGCTTATAGGCGAAAAACCCAAAAAAAGTGGAAGGAAACCTAATCGTCATGCCCTTATTGAAGTTGCATGATCGTTATACACTTGGAAAGAAAGCGTATTCGCGCTTTCCGAATGGGGAGTTTGAGCGATGATCAAAAGAAGAATCCTCTCCGTCGCATTTTTCATTTGTCTTGCCTTGACGGCTGTCGGCTGCGCGCATCGTGCCGACATGGCCGAGCAAGCGGAAATGTCGGAAGAAATCATTACGCTCAAGTTGATGTCGCAATGGTCGCAGGCGGGAAGCCCGGCGCAATATAACGCCGCCAACAAGATCATTAAGGAATTCATGGCGGCCAACCCGAACGTCAAAATTGACGTTGATGTCCTGGAAACCAACCAATACAAGGCTAAATTGAAAGTGCTCGCCGCTTCCAATAAATTGCCCGACGTTGGCTTCACCTGGGCGGCCGGATTTATGGAACCGTATGTCAAAGGAAATGAATTCGCCCCGTTGGACGATTTGCTTAAAGGCACTTTAAAGGATAAATTCGTGCCGGGCACGACCGAATCTTTTTCGTACAACGGCAGCACGTATGCGCTTCCGGTCGAATTGAACATCGTTCCGATATACTACAATAAAGCCATTTTTGCCAAATACAATCTTGAAGTTCCGCGCACCTATGCGGATTTCAAGCATATTATCAAAACGCTCGCTGACAACGGCGTCACGCCGATCACACTGGGCGGAAAAGACGGCTGGACATCATCGTTTTGGTATATGTATCTTGCCGATCGCATCGGTGGCTCGGAGTTGATGGATCGTGCAGTCGAAAATAAAACTTTTACCGAACCGGCATTGATTCAAGCGGCAAGAGAAGCGCAAAGCCTGGTGGACATGAACGCGTTTACCAAAGGATTTAACGGCTTGTCCAACGATGAAATCAAATCCCAATTCACGTTGGGCAACTCCGCCATGTATGCGATGGGCACATGGGAAGTTCCGAACTACACGACCAATCCGGATACGCCGCAACAATTTAAAGACAACGTCGGCTTTTTCAAATTCCCGATCGTTGCCGGCGGAAAAGGCAACATTGACGACTGGGTCGGCGGCGTCGGCGTCGGCATGTTCGTCTCGCAAAATTCCAGACATCTGGATGCCGCCAAGAAATTCGTCGACTTTTTTGTGCAAAAATGGGGCGAAAATTCCGTCAACGCCGCCGGCGTGATACCGGCGACCAAAGTCGACACGAGCAAAGGCAATCTCCCGCGCATGTACATCGATTTGTTGACCCAATTAAACAAGGCGCACAAGGTCATCTTGTATCTGGATGTGCAAATGAGGCCGGTAGCCGCGGAAACCCACCATAATCTGGTGCAAGCTTTGTTCGGCAAAGGGATCACGCCGGAACAGTTCGCCAAAAAGCAGGAGGACGCCCTTAAGGCCGGAACATAAGCGATGAACCTATACATAACATTTTAGGAGAGTGAAACGATGAAAAATTTGTTTTTCAATGCCCATCATTCCCCGATCGGCGCTTTTTCCAGCTTTATTCTGGGGTTTCCGGGCAAAGCGGGAGGACTGGATTTGGAGTTGGGACGCCCGCCCAAACAAAACGTGTTTATCGGCGTGGAGATGCTTGAACGCGAAGGGCATTATGAGGCGCTGCCGTTTTTTGCCTCAACTGAAGATGAAAGCAAGCGTTATGACATTGAAAATATGGATCCGGATCCCAATAAGCCGCAAATCGTGCATCCTTTCCCGCTATCGCGGGTGAACCGCGATTTCCGTTTGGGCACGGATACATGGACGGCGGGCGATTTGACTTTTACCGTCTATTCTCCCGTAGTCGCGGTGCCCGATCCGCTCACGGCGTCGCCCGAAGAGTTGAAAAGCGCGCTATTGCCGGCTGTGATCGCGGAGCTTGTGATTGACAACCGCAAAGGGCGGCGACCGCGGCGCGCCTTTTTCGGCTACCAGGGCGAAGATCCATACAGTTCCATGCGCCGTTTGGACGATACGTGCGAAGGCGTAGTCGGAGTTGGCCAGGGAAGAATAACGGCCATTGCCGCGCGGAGCGGGTCTGTCTCCTCGGCGCAGCACTTCAGCCTGGAGGATATTTTGCTCACTAAGCTCAAGGAAAATTGGACATTCGGCCTTGGACCGGTAGGGGCGCTGATCATGGAAGCGCCGGCGGGGGAAAAGGCCGCGTTTAAGTTCGCCATAGCGTTTCACCGTGGGGGGATTGTAACGGCCGGCATGGACGCCTCTTATTACTACACCCGATTTTTCCCGGATATCGAGTCGGTGGCTCGTTATGCGCTGGAGCACGCGGAGGCGATCAAGAAACGGGCGCTGGAAAGCAACGCCATCATTGAGCGGCCGCATTTGTCAAACGACCAGCAATTCATGATGGCTCACGCGATTCGCAGCTATTACGGCTGCACGCAGCTTTTGCAGGCGGACGGCAAACCGTTGTGGGTCGTCAATGAAGGCGAGTATCGGATGATGAACACGTTCGACTTGACGGTCGACCAGCTTTTTTATGAGTTGCAAATGAATCCGTGGACCGTGAAAAATGTGCTGGAATTGTTCCTGAACCGGTACAGCTATGAAGACCGCGTGCGATTCCCGGGCGACGATCGGGAGTACCCGGGGGGGATCAGCTTTACCCATGACATGGGTGTGGCCAACACTTTTTCCCGCCCGCATTATTCCGCTTATGAACTATACGGCATTGACGGCTGCTTTTCGCACATGACGCACGAACAGTTGGTCAACTGGGTGCTGTGCGCCTGCGTGTACGCGGAACAAACCGGCGACCGGCCATGGATTGAAGCGCATGTGGACGTGCTTGGCGCATGCCTGCAAAGCATGCTGAACCGTGATCATCCCGACCCGGACAAACGCAACGGCTTGATGGGGCTGGACAGCAATAGGGCGATGGGCGGCGCGGAAATTACAACCTATGACAGCCTGGACGTATCGCTTGGCCAGGCGCGGAACAATCTCTATTTGGCAGGCAAATGTTGGGCCGCTTATGTGGTCATGGCCAAATGGTTTCGCGAATGCGGCAAGGAAGATTTGGCAAAAACAGCCGA containing:
- a CDS encoding divergent PAP2 family protein; this encodes MPLFANYPLVAAFASILIAQWVKVPLYYITNRSWNLGLCFSSGGMPSSHSAAVVSLSTAIGIWNGVSSVPFAISAVFSAIIMFDAAGVRRHAGEQAVILNRLMEEFYYLFQRTGQEQRKALKELLGHRPIEVFVGALLGACISVFTYILFYR
- a CDS encoding AraC family transcriptional regulator, which produces MELITTGKIHYPGYRLMLSMHVFEKQMKSAPNGFYRISLVENGTGSAHVNGRSYSFSAPALFCFNHMDDVVLRTSDKGKIKTIFFQPTVMNEKFTLDAYFHQNKYTVTESQDLWCLKPFFPQSEHAGGIITVKSVYIAHISRLFAELGGLLRNQPDSNWPCRSRVCLFELLYFIRRLDMEDGAMVQPVPDEAANLLREVVNYLSVNYREKIRLDQLARQFHTNKTTLNQLFRKHLQQSVMGYLSSLRIQMACSMLHNTLLSTNEIMERVGYHDGAHFFRQFRSHTGLSPSRYRKANCWLK
- a CDS encoding phospholipase; translated protein: MLAKSAKRIFMVAVLMAIAAGCTSKASVLTSVNPEPTATPSPSPAIEHVQELEFQGMPYLLSVPADYDAKADKKWPLIMFLHGYGMNEEYLRNLGIITAVDQLAQPFITITPITTKGFWQSDEDKLVGMLDEVAQHYRVDKSKMYLTGESMGGFETWDLPAAHPGIFAAIAPIENGGDVTLAPKLVDVPIWAFHNKLDTIISWETTEKMVNAVKDAGGKEVLFTIHDQTGHDGYTKTFHDPQFFEWLLKHSLKK
- a CDS encoding glycosyltransferase, translated to MQPNPKILILYANYGDGHMQVSKALADCFQKSGANAVLMVDLFAEAHPLMHAITRFAYLKSSVYSPRLYGWSYALTQNMRSDQSAAKWVNALGIRKLKEIISREKPDAVINTFPLMSMNELRKIARLRIPTYTVLTDFVLHRRWLHPHTDKFFVATEDLKERLLRENFPAERISVSGIPIRESFWQPIDNRACLERYGLAADKSVVLIMAGAYGVTQHFKMLAKTLLAFANIQIILVCGKNRALQKKLNASFADVPNVHVFGFVEAVHELMAVSSCMITKAGGVTFAEALAMRLPVVVFRPLPGQEKGNAQYFAAKGAALIATNLYELKEHVHRILADNSLKLQITQAMALLQRPLAAKAVVAEILRDLECGAKSNAVGKV
- a CDS encoding sensor histidine kinase; protein product: MKIIRRHLNTLRNQMLFGSLLVMTLILGGVAIVTFKSVSTLLKINAEKNIQQTAVQANGRLEAILEQIDTLTTEAATSTYVQQVLQEEANGATISISEQQKIPPEINIVQLYGSGVEAVYLYSYQGRSLYPFYGERLQNAVRADWINEAMQKKGSLVWFGNDRQHPDSIVAIRLIKLIDQNFMPGGFLLVRINRSAFSFPPDDPNKMLLVGVDGNEIATNIPDIGHSTVAYLLHSSQKTIRLNNQTYMIVRQHSSITRWTLFILTPISEITDGISMLRSAILIPAGAGFILFIFLSLLLSTIITKPILKLIRTMRTSSRNGVLQEVAAESSTVELHELQSTYNEMVENINNLIRLVYEKEILQSRTELKALQAQINPHFLFNTLEAFYRLLVEKEQPELAEYVITMSGLFRYTISRNNKEEWVSLGEELEHAEKYLSIMKMRLGDRLSWDIEYPFGLASCKIPKLIIQPIVENAIVHGVENRIGPGKVFISASVSESGDLLIRVQDDGAGMDAETLARIKRAGGSGDVVSSKRTGMGISNVRRRLQLYYGKKHFASGVSITSRKGEGTTVQLKIPLE
- a CDS encoding response regulator, whose protein sequence is MPLKNPSILLVEDEPMTREGLRKTLESWSAGRYLIHAFDNANDALGFTEKHAFDLLITDIRMPEISGLELVSRLAKKLNNDMPPVIILSGYAEFDYAMQAIRLGVVSYLLKPVSNAKLIEEVKKALLVNERRSRIGIMEKMFDSKLLDAGSNESDASDSIKAALEYIDRHLSEPFGMQDVADYVHLNASYFSVLFKDQMGITFSDYLTRRRLQRAKELLIQTRLPIAEIALNVGYHTAKYFNRIFKEYEGFSPGQYREKIKQDNGL
- a CDS encoding extracellular solute-binding protein, which produces MIKRRILSVAFFICLALTAVGCAHRADMAEQAEMSEEIITLKLMSQWSQAGSPAQYNAANKIIKEFMAANPNVKIDVDVLETNQYKAKLKVLAASNKLPDVGFTWAAGFMEPYVKGNEFAPLDDLLKGTLKDKFVPGTTESFSYNGSTYALPVELNIVPIYYNKAIFAKYNLEVPRTYADFKHIIKTLADNGVTPITLGGKDGWTSSFWYMYLADRIGGSELMDRAVENKTFTEPALIQAAREAQSLVDMNAFTKGFNGLSNDEIKSQFTLGNSAMYAMGTWEVPNYTTNPDTPQQFKDNVGFFKFPIVAGGKGNIDDWVGGVGVGMFVSQNSRHLDAAKKFVDFFVQKWGENSVNAAGVIPATKVDTSKGNLPRMYIDLLTQLNKAHKVILYLDVQMRPVAAETHHNLVQALFGKGITPEQFAKKQEDALKAGT
- a CDS encoding glycoside hydrolase family 52 protein produces the protein MKNLFFNAHHSPIGAFSSFILGFPGKAGGLDLELGRPPKQNVFIGVEMLEREGHYEALPFFASTEDESKRYDIENMDPDPNKPQIVHPFPLSRVNRDFRLGTDTWTAGDLTFTVYSPVVAVPDPLTASPEELKSALLPAVIAELVIDNRKGRRPRRAFFGYQGEDPYSSMRRLDDTCEGVVGVGQGRITAIAARSGSVSSAQHFSLEDILLTKLKENWTFGLGPVGALIMEAPAGEKAAFKFAIAFHRGGIVTAGMDASYYYTRFFPDIESVARYALEHAEAIKKRALESNAIIERPHLSNDQQFMMAHAIRSYYGCTQLLQADGKPLWVVNEGEYRMMNTFDLTVDQLFYELQMNPWTVKNVLELFLNRYSYEDRVRFPGDDREYPGGISFTHDMGVANTFSRPHYSAYELYGIDGCFSHMTHEQLVNWVLCACVYAEQTGDRPWIEAHVDVLGACLQSMLNRDHPDPDKRNGLMGLDSNRAMGGAEITTYDSLDVSLGQARNNLYLAGKCWAAYVVMAKWFRECGKEDLAKTAEVQADKCAASVVSELTPEGYIPAIIGEGNDSRIIPAIEGLIFPYFANCREALEPNGRYGAYIGVLKTHLATVLREGVCLFPDGGWKISSTSNNSWLSKIYLSQFIARKILGWKQDAQSAAADAAHVAWLTDPELSIWSWSDQIIAGKISGSKYYPRGVTSILWLKEAQD